Below is a window of Lagenorhynchus albirostris chromosome 11, mLagAlb1.1, whole genome shotgun sequence DNA.
CCTGACTAGCAGGGGTTGGAGTGAAGATGCTCAGAGGCAGGGGTGCCAGTGTCAGGCAACATCTGAGTTAAGACGGGATGGGGAGGCTGGCCAGGCCGTCTGGGAGAGCAGGCCCAGAGGAGCCGCAGAGCCTAAGACCCTCTGGCTGGGTGGGGTTGGGTTCGGAGCGCTGAGAGGGTTCAGGAGGTgggggccaggaggcagggcccTGCATCCGCTCTAGGCGAGAGAGGAGGCTTTGGGGACAGACTGTCGGGACGTGGGGCAGGGAGGCCCAGTCTGGGCGAGTGGCCTTGAGGGCGAGGGGTGTGAGAAGGGAGTCCAGGAGCTCACCCAGTTGTGCGCTGGCCGAGAAAAGGGAAGGATGGGGGCCAGGAGTGGCCTCGGGCCGAgaggggcctggggaggcagggcagggcgCTGGAGCCCtgaagagaggaggaggggtcAGCAGGGAGCCAGAGGTGGGGGAGAGCCAGAGGGTCTGacagtgctggggtgggggggacacacCTGCAGCCCAGCACCAAGCCTGCCAAGCCCATGTCACTGAGTACTCTGTGTCCCCCGCAGCTGGTGTACCCCAGCGACTTCCAGCTCACGGACAAGGAGGTGGGTCCCAGCCCTCTCCGGAGCAGACCTCACCCGGGGAGCAGGCCCTCACTGGCTTTCCTGTGTTTCAGAAAAGCAGCATCTGCTACCTGTCCTTTCCCGACTCCCACTCAGGTAggccaccccgccccgccccggtcTGGGTGTCTCTCTGGGGCTGTggggagaagaaggagggagaTGAGGCTGCCCAAGAGCCCCTGCGGCCAGGCCTGCACAGCCTGTAAGCACCGGTCCCCCTTCCCGCTCCGGGGAGACAGCCAGAGCCCCCACGCCGCGGCAGCCGGTTTCCCCGGTTCCCGCGGAAAGAGGTGTCTCTGGGCAGTGGGGTCTGGTCTCCTTCACCCCAGCAGAGGGGTCACCAGGAGCTGGGTCCTGGCCTCGGCTTCTCCAGGGCTCAGGTGTCCGGGTCGGCCTGGTTTTCCTCCCCGGGCAGGCTACGCCGGGCCACACAAGCCCCCGGCCGTGCTTGCCCACAGTGCACGCGCTGCGGGGCTGTGGCTGTGCTTCTCTGTGTGCTGAGTTTAAACCCTTAGGTGCAGGAATCTAGACACGGGGACCTCTGTCGGGAGACACAGAACTGGAGGGCTGGGCTTTTTTGAGGCATTTGCAGCCCGGCAGGGGCTTcgccccctccctggccccccGCCCCACATGCTGGCAGGAGAGGCTCCAGCCCAACCCGGACACAGAGTGAGGGGACCACCTCTTCCCCAGGCTGCCTCGGGGATACTCAGTTCTGCTTCCGCATTCGTCAGTGTGGAGGGCAGAGGCGCCCCTGGCACACGGATGACAGGCACTGTGACAGTGGGGCCCCCGTGTCTCTGCAGGTGAGCCGGGCTGCCTCTCCAGCGCTCCTCGCCTGCCCCTGCAGGCCAGGGTCAGGCGGGTGTGAGCGGCCCTTCAAGGCGCCTGGCCAGCCCCAGCCAGCAGGGTCTCCAACTGCCGCAGGCCAGGCCCGGCACCCCAGCCTCGACTGGGGGTGGGCCAGCGCTTCTGAGGACTTGCCAGGGTCCTTGGGGCTTTTCCTGTGCTCCACGTGTGCGCCAGGCGTGGCTCGGTGTGCAGAGGCCGGTGCTCTTGGGCCCCTGAACCGCTCACCACTGTGTCTGCGGAGATGTCCCTGGAGAGCGGTTGCCTGCCTTCCGGGGCCGTGACTCCCAGGCAGATCCCGGTCTGGGGAGAGCATGCAGCAGCCTGCGTGGGGGTCCGAGGGGGCGGGtgggaggtgagcagtgggcgtGGCCTGGCCGATACCCCTCCTTCCAGAGGGAGCCCGCACACTACTTTGGCTACGTGTACTTCAGGCAGGTGAAGGACAGCTCTGTGAAGAGGGGCTACTTCCAGAAGGTGAGCAGCTGGTTGCTCTGGGGTAGCCCCACTGAGAGTTGGGGGCCAGCAGCCATCGGGAGAGGCTGATggtcttggggggtgggggtcctgAGCCTCCAGGAGCACCCACCCCTCGGCAGCCCTAGCCACTTGGCCCTGGGCGGGGGCCACCGTGCCacttgggggcgggggcggcctcTGGAGAACAGGCTCCGCTGCCCCTCCCTCGCCCAGCCCCGGCTCAAGCCCAGGCCTCCCTGCTCCtcgctgagggaggaggggggcccTCGTCACACTTTCAAGATTAGGACGACTTCAGTCTTGAAttcagacaccaaaagcaaaggctgCTTGAGCCCCGGGGAGACCATCCCACGATCCTGGCCCACGTGCATTTCCCTCTGAAGGCCTGGGGTTTTCTAATAGCCTGGAGTCCCAGGTCAGGCCATTCCTGGGAAGTCGATGGGACACCCTGCCCTGGGCGACCCTGGATGAGCTGGGCCTCAGGGGTCCCTGCAGGGTCCCAAGGGGCTGGGGCGACATCTCAccagccctgggccctgcagtCTCTGGTGCTGGTGTCCCGCCTGCCCTTCGTCCGGCTGTTCCAGGCGCTGCTGAGCCTGGTTGCCCCCGAGTACTTCGACAAGCTGGCGCCCTGCCTGGAAGCGGGTGAGTGGCCGGCAGGCGCTGCCAGAGCTGCCTCGTCATCATCCCAGCTGTAGCTCCTGGTGGCTCCGGCGGGCAGCTTCCTCCAGGACAGGCTTCTGACGCTGGCCACCTGTGTTCACAGTCTGCAATGAGATTGACCAGTGGCCGGCCCCTGTGCCGGGGCAGACCTTGAACCTGCCTGTCATGGGAGTCGTCCTCCAGGTGAGGGCTGCCTGGCTGGGGTGGGACGGCCCCAGTGCGTGTCGACACGCCACCCGGCCCCACTGGCAGCTGCTTCCTTCACCCATAGGTGCACATCCCATCCAGCGCAGACAAGCCTGAATCCGGTCCTCCAAAGCAGTGCAGCCACAAGGTGGGCGCCCTGCTCCCAGGCTGACGGCCCCATACCTGCCTCAACCCTCAACCCTCCCACCTGCCTGGGCCTCCCCACCTCACCTACTGGGGGGTGGCCAGACCCCAGACACAGGGCCTGCATCTCCGTGCAGGGCTGTGGGGCGCCGGGAGGCACGTGGGTAGGGACTGCGGCCCCCGGGACTCTCCCGGGATGACCTGTGCTGCTCGGGGCTTGTGAGGCGTCATCCTCCCCCCGGCCTGaccccaccccccttcctctCAGAACCTGCTGCCAGCCCCGGTCGTCCTCACCAGTGTCCATGAGCTGGACCTGTTCAGGTGAGCCTGGCAGGCCACCACCTGCTGCCCCGGTAGGTGATGAGTGATCCCACGGGGCTCAGCCCATCGGGGTGGGGGCGCTGGGGGACATCAGGAGTTAACCCCCCGCCCGTTCTGAGAGGGAGAGTCTGCAGAAGAGGAGCCCGGTGCCCCGATGTCTGCCCCCAGAGGAAGTGGGCACCGTGGGCAGGAAGTCAGGTCCTGGCAGGCAGGAGCAGGGAAGGGAGCAGCTATGGTGAGAGATGCTGCCAGAGGGGCCCTCTCTGGGGGGCCAGGAGAGGACCCCACCTTTGGAGACCCTctggctctgtgctgggcccaGCGGGAGCCAGGGCTGTTGGTTTCAGGCATGGCGGGGGCGCGAGGCCAGGCATCTTCACAAGGCCTCACGGCCGCCTTCCTCTGGAGTGAGGCCCAGCCTTCACCCAGACAGGGCCTGCCTGGGCCTGGGTCGGGGCAGGTGGGCAAGGGCTGGGGAGCCTCCCACCGGCCTCCCCAACGCCCCCGCCGGCCCAGGTGCTTCCGGCCCGTGCTGGCCCACGTGCAGCTGCTGTGGGAGCTCATGCTTCTTGGGGAGCCCCTGCTGGTCCTGGCGCCCTCGCCCGCAGTGTCCTCGGAGATGGTGCTGGCCTTGACCAGGTGGGTCGGGCGGCAACGCGAGGGGCCGGGGGCCCCGGACCAGCCCTGCGAACTGACTGTCCCTGCGGGTCCCTCCCCACAGCTGCCTGCAGCCCCTCAAGTTCTGCTGCGACTACCGCCCCTACTTCACCGTCCACGATAGCGAGTTCAAGGAGTTCACGACGCGCACGCAGGCCCCGTAAGTGCCGCCCTGCCCGCCCTGCGCCCTGCGCCCTCCGCCTGCgtctgcctctcctccctccctctctctctctctctctctctctctagaccAAGCGTGGTCCTGGGAGTCACAAACCCTTTCTTTATCAAAACGCTCCAGCACTGGCCCCACGTTCTCCGCATCGGGGAGCCCAAGATGCCAGGTGAGGTCCCCGGCCTCCACCCAAGGGTGCTGGGAACGCGGGGCCTCTCCGGGTCTGCACCTGCGGAGGCGGAACCAAGACCCTGAGGCCCGGCCATGGGGCGTGTCTCGTAGGGGACCTTCCCAAGCAGATCAAACTGAAAAAGCCCTCAAGGCTGAAGACCCTGGACACCAAGCCAGGTCTgtgcccctcctctcctcccggGACCCAGAGACACGccttggggcggggtggggcgggcagAGGTGCTGGCATGGCTGAAGGGGTGCCCCGCCCCCGGGGAGCGCGCCGCCAttctgccctcctccccaggcctctACACCGCGTACACGACCTACCTCCACCGAGACAAGGCCCTGCTCAGACGACTGCTTAAGGTACCGCTGGGGGGTGCTCCGGGGCGGGGAAGCTGGGCTCGGTGTGTGAAGGGGGCGCAGCCGGCCTGCTGTGGCTCAGCCCTCGCCCCGCCCCCCAGGGCCTGCAGAGGAAGCGGCCGTCGGACGTGCAGACTGCAGTGCTGAGGCAGCACCTCCTGGAGC
It encodes the following:
- the DENND6B gene encoding protein DENND6B isoform X3 encodes the protein MDQGSGAGPHRARGCLGAPSCGARAPGAPWARFSAWLECVCVVTFDLELGQALELVYPSDFQLTDKEVGPSPLRSRPHPGSRPSLAFLCFRKAASATCPFPTPTQAASGILSSASAFVSVEGRGAPGTRMTGTVTVGPPCLCRQVKDSSVKRGYFQKSLVLVSRLPFVRLFQALLSLVAPEYFDKLAPCLEAVCNEIDQWPAPVPGQTLNLPVMGVVLQVHIPSSADKPESGPPKQCSHKNLLPAPVVLTSVHELDLFSCLQPLKFCCDYRPYFTVHDSEFKEFTTRTQAPPSVVLGVTNPFFIKTLQHWPHVLRIGEPKMPGDLPKQIKLKKPSRLKTLDTKPGLYTAYTTYLHRDKALLRRLLKGLQRKRPSDVQTAVLRQHLLELTQSFIIPLEHYMASLMPLQKSITPWKTPPQIHPFRQDDFLRSLERSGPQLTCLLKGDWLGLYRRFFKSPHFDGWYRQRHKEMAQKLEALHLEAICEANLEIWMQDKSEVEVVDLVLKLRERLVRAQGHQLPVKEATLKRARLYIETVVGSLPKDLQVVLCPP
- the DENND6B gene encoding protein DENND6B isoform X1 — translated: MDQGSGAGPHRARGCLGAPSCGARAPGAPWARFSAWLECVCVVTFDLELGQALELVYPSDFQLTDKEVGPSPLRSRPHPGSRPSLAFLCFRKAASATCPFPTPTQAASGILSSASAFVSVEGRGAPGTRMTGTVTVGPPCLCRQVKDSSVKRGYFQKSLVLVSRLPFVRLFQALLSLVAPEYFDKLAPCLEAVCNEIDQWPAPVPGQTLNLPVMGVVLQVHIPSSADKPESGPPKQCSHKNLLPAPVVLTSVHELDLFRCFRPVLAHVQLLWELMLLGEPLLVLAPSPAVSSEMVLALTSCLQPLKFCCDYRPYFTVHDSEFKEFTTRTQAPPSVVLGVTNPFFIKTLQHWPHVLRIGEPKMPGDLPKQIKLKKPSRLKTLDTKPGLYTAYTTYLHRDKALLRRLLKGLQRKRPSDVQTAVLRQHLLELTQSFIIPLEHYMASLMPLQKSITPWKTPPQIHPFRQDDFLRSLERSGPQLTCLLKGDWLGLYRRFFKSPHFDGWYRQRHKEMAQKLEALHLEAICEANLEIWMQDKSEVEVVDLVLKLRERLVRAQGHQLPVKEATLKRARLYIETVVGSLPKDLQVVLCPP
- the DENND6B gene encoding protein DENND6B isoform X2; amino-acid sequence: MDQGSGAGPHRARGCLGAPSCGARAPGAPWARFSAWLECVCVVTFDLELGQALELVYPSDFQLTDKEKSSICYLSFPDSHSGCLGDTQFCFRIRQCGGQRRPWHTDDRHCDSGAPVSLQREPAHYFGYVYFRQVKDSSVKRGYFQKSLVLVSRLPFVRLFQALLSLVAPEYFDKLAPCLEAVCNEIDQWPAPVPGQTLNLPVMGVVLQVHIPSSADKPESGPPKQCSHKNLLPAPVVLTSVHELDLFRCFRPVLAHVQLLWELMLLGEPLLVLAPSPAVSSEMVLALTSCLQPLKFCCDYRPYFTVHDSEFKEFTTRTQAPPSVVLGVTNPFFIKTLQHWPHVLRIGEPKMPGDLPKQIKLKKPSRLKTLDTKPGLYTAYTTYLHRDKALLRRLLKGLQRKRPSDVQTAVLRQHLLELTQSFIIPLEHYMASLMPLQKSITPWKTPPQIHPFRQDDFLRSLERSGPQLTCLLKGDWLGLYRRFFKSPHFDGWYRQRHKEMAQKLEALHLEAICEANLEIWMQDKSEVEVVDLVLKLRERLVRAQGHQLPVKEATLKRARLYIETVVGSLPKDLQVVLCPP
- the DENND6B gene encoding protein DENND6B isoform X4, which codes for MLAGEAPAQPGHRVRGPPLPQAASGILSSASAFVSVEGRGAPGTRMTGTVTVGPPCLCRQVKDSSVKRGYFQKSLVLVSRLPFVRLFQALLSLVAPEYFDKLAPCLEAVCNEIDQWPAPVPGQTLNLPVMGVVLQVHIPSSADKPESGPPKQCSHKNLLPAPVVLTSVHELDLFRCFRPVLAHVQLLWELMLLGEPLLVLAPSPAVSSEMVLALTSCLQPLKFCCDYRPYFTVHDSEFKEFTTRTQAPPSVVLGVTNPFFIKTLQHWPHVLRIGEPKMPGDLPKQIKLKKPSRLKTLDTKPGLYTAYTTYLHRDKALLRRLLKGLQRKRPSDVQTAVLRQHLLELTQSFIIPLEHYMASLMPLQKSITPWKTPPQIHPFRQDDFLRSLERSGPQLTCLLKGDWLGLYRRFFKSPHFDGWYRQRHKEMAQKLEALHLEAICEANLEIWMQDKSEVEVVDLVLKLRERLVRAQGHQLPVKEATLKRARLYIETVVGSLPKDLQVVLCPP
- the DENND6B gene encoding protein DENND6B isoform X5 → MTGTVTVGPPCLCRQVKDSSVKRGYFQKSLVLVSRLPFVRLFQALLSLVAPEYFDKLAPCLEAVCNEIDQWPAPVPGQTLNLPVMGVVLQVHIPSSADKPESGPPKQCSHKNLLPAPVVLTSVHELDLFRCFRPVLAHVQLLWELMLLGEPLLVLAPSPAVSSEMVLALTSCLQPLKFCCDYRPYFTVHDSEFKEFTTRTQAPPSVVLGVTNPFFIKTLQHWPHVLRIGEPKMPGDLPKQIKLKKPSRLKTLDTKPGLYTAYTTYLHRDKALLRRLLKGLQRKRPSDVQTAVLRQHLLELTQSFIIPLEHYMASLMPLQKSITPWKTPPQIHPFRQDDFLRSLERSGPQLTCLLKGDWLGLYRRFFKSPHFDGWYRQRHKEMAQKLEALHLEAICEANLEIWMQDKSEVEVVDLVLKLRERLVRAQGHQLPVKEATLKRARLYIETVVGSLPKDLQVVLCPP